A window of the Candidatus Wallbacteria bacterium genome harbors these coding sequences:
- a CDS encoding tetratricopeptide repeat protein: MKSVFVLVLIVLFEGSVFSADIDKLFNGPPQHNMADQFQSGISDVRVSPAPFHPNPGSVIPSPFSSEQASCLAKLKSLNSLIDTSLWTLYLSKHITDQALSGSCRSSKASPKPDLTPSLSESIEQIYASSIDEIDHESTSIGGKIADTLKTGDDHLFHEFTNFFHRSTENQKSGLSTLAMKIEECLNQGQCRAQSPDPNHDLSPYLAELKKIISEANSIQVSFDQYQTGIPEMIGKYGVLAAAYYSDALHELIETGKKDEFKEKSKFAGKALDLYSRLNQEYCFPKPIRANVTAVYSKAEDARNNGKYSEAIGLYQQVISMDSTYASQNGCYNHIGDCYRALKQYSDAISNYKQSIAIDATDPYKRNSYTSGLAIYTYDLPAIEDNYLKAIAFQDDVRKLTNDQVILQNIGKDRAGIYEKLGSMESLDHEKRIGYYKQSGEEWVKYTDQFPTAVDASDALWNGGQCFTYSTGSPQLQSLLADQKEEREKCYLRGIEIYRRLRSDYPAYYRNNEALFEIGQSYGYIGFMDYLTGKPYYIVLQKKAEYCLKAVDAFRQFVTEYPNDGSYIMGARAGIATNFAHAASYYEDQLNLQEIEHYYQESNSAWQDMINHTQVDYYNAYGNQRIGDNCKILARDFRGINGNLEKQKEYADKAISAYGVVSGNEANDTIDRGLSMLYCGDVCMDLKDFDKAIGWYDQVIDKFAAGSYGLYLAGYGYIFKGDCLYEKGRSAEGKAACQKFYDFGAAPGDLPSYYIRADLVMGKCEYGLQDYTGAIASLDKVQSYSLNPSEDIMCAAAYLFHGKCKAGQGNYSAAHQDLAKVVSIYSKQISYNQDHWWFDDTVISAKDEISKVVKVKIDPMVETISQGESKTFTATLVYTDDTPALLPSGSIKEWKWEESGNEGDGHVINFTGNTATYKGGSGDFQDTILTAKALINGGSYGTRAVPSDVWVEGDNQLPVCLVNENGVRIISPPIFIPDDGVDKGLPPNSNDPLDITVFFHSQYTTIQQDELTVSFLSPDTLGEMNVSLMETGPDTHVFQSANGSYEITIYNPLPAPPVTSKATKKKTGTEKMNLDFKVPDKVLHFELPIWLGPGISKPGANNLKENYFYMASNRVFFRGSCAKIDQTEYVPLNSKVYVEVIDDSAQGDFVNASLTSNNGKQKDLQCKKIKPKHYRSEPFFIIPQDFSPDEIYYRGKNYPVIKVDLANSQKEGGLGPFFHTKYHDFDKIAYVKKAAYAVFAKRDTNSYPFSKWNFNSICDSLDKLGYQVLRDYSPTREEINQALKYSAIIFIFSHGRGNLETIPQIPTSIAVYETNDSHVLGTSDQNYYKPEDVPDLQTNLDLVCFSFCWSGIGGTLKNWNDKLKSKCIMGWDYNNTGWFSDGIYGVNKGEVLGQISLSFYASFFSKFLAGDRKLLIKKAAEDALFNSTLGRWKINEPLLILPLDTDIIINNIRSIR; encoded by the coding sequence ATGAAATCAGTTTTTGTTTTAGTTTTAATAGTCTTGTTTGAGGGCAGCGTATTCTCCGCAGATATTGACAAGTTATTTAATGGCCCCCCCCAACATAATATGGCCGATCAGTTTCAATCAGGGATTTCTGATGTCCGTGTTTCGCCTGCACCTTTTCATCCTAACCCGGGATCTGTTATTCCATCTCCTTTTTCTTCAGAACAAGCCTCATGTTTGGCCAAACTCAAATCTCTTAACAGCCTGATCGATACTTCCCTCTGGACTCTTTATCTCTCCAAACATATCACAGACCAAGCACTGTCGGGGTCTTGCCGTTCCAGCAAAGCCAGCCCAAAACCCGACCTAACCCCATCTCTAAGTGAATCCATCGAACAAATCTATGCCTCCTCTATCGATGAAATCGACCACGAATCAACCTCTATTGGCGGGAAAATAGCCGACACCTTGAAAACTGGTGACGATCATCTTTTCCATGAATTCACGAACTTTTTCCATAGATCAACAGAAAATCAGAAAAGTGGCCTTTCCACCCTGGCGATGAAAATCGAGGAATGTTTAAATCAGGGTCAGTGTCGTGCTCAATCCCCTGACCCTAACCACGACCTGTCCCCGTATCTCGCAGAACTGAAAAAAATTATCTCTGAAGCCAATTCCATTCAAGTCAGCTTTGATCAGTACCAGACTGGAATCCCGGAGATGATAGGCAAATATGGCGTTCTGGCTGCGGCGTATTACAGCGACGCCCTGCACGAATTGATCGAAACCGGGAAAAAGGATGAATTCAAGGAGAAAAGCAAGTTTGCCGGTAAAGCTCTAGATCTTTATTCCAGGCTGAATCAGGAATATTGTTTCCCTAAGCCCATTAGAGCGAACGTAACTGCAGTTTACAGCAAAGCTGAAGATGCCAGAAACAATGGAAAATACAGCGAAGCTATTGGTTTGTATCAGCAGGTCATTTCCATGGATTCAACCTATGCCTCTCAGAATGGCTGCTACAACCACATCGGAGATTGTTACCGGGCATTGAAGCAATATTCTGACGCTATCAGTAATTATAAGCAAAGCATTGCTATAGATGCCACGGATCCATACAAAAGGAATTCTTACACTTCCGGATTGGCGATATATACATATGATTTACCTGCAATCGAAGATAATTACCTCAAAGCTATCGCCTTTCAAGATGATGTGAGGAAACTGACTAATGATCAAGTAATATTGCAGAACATAGGAAAGGACAGAGCCGGGATTTACGAAAAACTGGGTTCTATGGAAAGCCTTGACCACGAAAAGCGGATAGGTTATTACAAACAATCCGGTGAAGAATGGGTAAAATACACCGACCAGTTCCCTACAGCAGTTGATGCATCTGACGCGCTCTGGAACGGAGGGCAGTGCTTCACATATTCCACAGGTTCTCCTCAATTGCAGTCTCTGCTTGCAGATCAGAAGGAAGAGCGGGAAAAATGTTATCTGCGGGGAATCGAGATCTATAGACGACTGAGAAGTGACTATCCAGCCTATTATCGCAATAATGAGGCCTTATTTGAAATCGGGCAAAGTTACGGATACATCGGATTCATGGATTATCTGACAGGCAAACCTTATTATATTGTTCTGCAGAAAAAAGCGGAATACTGCCTTAAAGCAGTCGATGCTTTCAGGCAGTTTGTAACCGAATACCCCAACGATGGATCTTACATAATGGGAGCAAGAGCGGGCATAGCCACCAACTTCGCCCACGCAGCCAGTTACTACGAAGACCAGCTGAATCTCCAGGAGATAGAGCATTATTATCAGGAAAGCAACTCCGCCTGGCAGGACATGATCAATCATACCCAGGTGGATTATTACAATGCCTATGGGAACCAGCGCATCGGTGACAACTGTAAAATTCTGGCCCGGGATTTTCGTGGGATCAATGGGAACCTGGAAAAACAGAAAGAATACGCTGACAAGGCGATCTCTGCATATGGCGTCGTATCCGGGAATGAGGCAAACGACACTATTGATAGAGGGCTTTCCATGCTCTATTGTGGCGATGTCTGCATGGATCTGAAAGACTTTGACAAGGCTATCGGCTGGTATGATCAGGTGATCGATAAATTCGCAGCAGGCAGCTATGGTTTGTATCTCGCGGGATATGGTTACATCTTCAAAGGCGATTGCCTGTATGAGAAAGGGCGATCTGCGGAAGGCAAAGCCGCCTGCCAGAAATTTTACGATTTTGGAGCAGCACCCGGTGATCTTCCCAGTTATTACATACGGGCTGATCTTGTGATGGGCAAATGCGAGTATGGCCTGCAGGATTATACTGGTGCAATCGCCAGCCTGGATAAAGTTCAGAGCTATTCCCTTAATCCTTCTGAAGATATTATGTGTGCGGCTGCTTATCTGTTTCACGGTAAATGCAAAGCTGGGCAGGGTAATTATTCGGCTGCCCACCAGGATCTGGCCAAAGTGGTTAGCATCTATTCTAAGCAGATTTCATACAATCAGGATCATTGGTGGTTCGATGACACGGTGATCAGTGCAAAGGATGAGATTTCCAAAGTAGTGAAAGTCAAAATCGACCCGATGGTTGAAACAATTTCACAAGGTGAAAGCAAGACCTTCACAGCTACATTAGTTTACACAGATGACACTCCAGCCTTGTTGCCGTCAGGCTCGATCAAGGAATGGAAATGGGAAGAGAGCGGCAATGAGGGTGATGGCCATGTTATTAATTTTACAGGTAACACCGCGACTTACAAAGGCGGCTCAGGTGATTTCCAGGATACTATCCTCACAGCCAAGGCTTTAATCAACGGTGGTAGCTATGGCACCCGTGCAGTTCCGTCCGATGTTTGGGTTGAAGGGGACAACCAACTTCCGGTGTGTTTGGTGAATGAGAATGGTGTAAGAATAATATCTCCACCGATTTTCATTCCAGACGATGGAGTTGATAAAGGACTTCCCCCAAATTCAAATGATCCATTAGACATCACTGTCTTTTTCCATTCTCAATATACCACTATACAACAAGATGAATTGACGGTTTCATTCTTGAGTCCGGACACGTTGGGAGAAATGAATGTTTCTCTCATGGAAACAGGACCTGACACTCATGTTTTTCAATCAGCAAATGGGAGTTATGAAATCACTATCTATAACCCGCTGCCTGCACCACCGGTAACCTCAAAAGCTACGAAGAAAAAAACAGGAACTGAAAAAATGAATCTCGATTTCAAAGTTCCCGATAAAGTCCTGCATTTTGAATTACCAATCTGGCTAGGACCAGGTATCAGTAAACCCGGAGCAAATAATTTGAAAGAAAATTATTTTTATATGGCTTCAAATAGAGTTTTCTTTCGTGGAAGTTGCGCAAAAATCGATCAAACCGAATATGTCCCATTGAACTCCAAGGTCTATGTGGAAGTAATTGATGATTCTGCCCAAGGAGATTTCGTGAATGCATCGCTGACCAGTAATAATGGCAAGCAAAAAGATTTGCAATGCAAAAAAATAAAACCAAAGCATTACAGGTCAGAACCGTTTTTTATCATTCCGCAAGATTTTTCACCGGATGAAATATATTATAGGGGAAAGAATTATCCTGTGATCAAGGTCGATTTAGCTAATTCTCAAAAAGAAGGGGGTTTAGGACCTTTTTTCCATACAAAATATCATGATTTTGACAAAATCGCATATGTGAAAAAAGCAGCCTATGCAGTTTTTGCAAAAAGAGACACTAATTCCTATCCATTCAGCAAATGGAATTTCAATTCAATCTGTGACAGCCTGGATAAGCTTGGATATCAGGTACTCAGGGATTACAGCCCGACACGTGAAGAGATAAACCAAGCATTAAAATACTCAGCTATCATTTTTATTTTTTCTCATGGGCGCGGGAACCTTGAGACTATACCACAAATACCAACGTCCATTGCTGTCTATGAGACGAATGACAGCCATGTCCTTGGAACCAGCGATCAAAATTATTATAAGCCAGAAGATGTCCCTGATTTACAAACCAACTTAGACCTTGTTTGTTTTTCCTTCTGTTGGTCAGGAATTGGAGGAACTCTTAAAAATTGGAACGACAAATTGAAATCAAAATGCATTATGGGATGGGACTATAATAATACGGGCTGGTTTAGCGATGGCATATATGGAGTGAATAAAGGAGAAGTATTAGGACAAATTTCATTATCATTTTATGCAAGTTTCTTTTCAAAGTTTTTAGCAGGTGATCGTAAGCTTTTGATTAAAAAGGCTGCCGAAGACGCACTCTTCAATTCCACTTTAGGGAGATGGAAAATCAATGAACCACTGCTCATCCTTCCTCTTGATACAGATATTATTATCAACAATATTCGGAGCATCAGATGA
- a CDS encoding OmpH family outer membrane protein gives MKVLLVLIALMFSITAFSAPAAAPAPFAIAYVDFQKIVQSYYKTEELSQALQGKAQERQKKFEASKKALDDMEKEYKAKESTLTTEQKQSQEVSLNNKMMELQEMGKKYDEEMQNLQSDEFNKLKAEIQTVMKTVADKEGFSVIVEKNVIYIGGTDLTDKVIETLNVGHKAPEKKPVNGK, from the coding sequence ATGAAAGTTCTGCTGGTACTTATCGCTCTCATGTTCTCGATTACCGCTTTTTCCGCTCCAGCCGCAGCACCTGCTCCATTTGCGATAGCCTATGTCGATTTCCAGAAGATTGTGCAGTCCTATTATAAAACCGAAGAGCTCTCTCAGGCACTCCAGGGAAAGGCTCAGGAGAGACAGAAGAAATTCGAAGCGAGTAAGAAAGCTCTGGATGACATGGAAAAAGAATACAAGGCCAAAGAGAGCACTCTCACCACAGAGCAGAAGCAGTCCCAGGAAGTCAGCCTAAACAACAAGATGATGGAACTTCAGGAAATGGGAAAGAAATATGACGAGGAAATGCAGAATCTGCAGAGCGACGAATTCAACAAACTCAAGGCTGAAATCCAAACTGTCATGAAAACCGTGGCAGACAAGGAAGGATTCAGCGTAATCGTCGAGAAGAACGTGATCTACATCGGCGGCACTGATCTGACAGACAAAGTGATCGAAACACTCAATGTCGGACATAAAGCACCTGAGAAAAAACCTGTCAACGGGAAATAA
- a CDS encoding C1 family peptidase, with protein MKVCILLSVILFSLFLNVPTASAEDLVGLLQNLAITAQQEGSLYQVSTNAAPNGIPLDKLCGLKRPDYWDAVVHMRKAPVGKATLPAQYDWRAQNGCTPIKNQGSCGSCWSFASVGIFESAILIKDSDVVDLAEQDLLDCNSYGYSCNGGWLDAVGYFKDKGCSLEKLVPYQAADGTCKNVSRTYKIKDWATVDATTDAIKQAIYKYGPVSSVVAADSSFQYYTSGVYNHSYSSVNHAIILVGWDDSMGKKGCWILRNSWGTSWGEKGYMYIEYGCSKVGSDNVCVTY; from the coding sequence ATGAAAGTCTGTATCCTTCTCTCTGTGATTCTGTTTTCACTGTTTTTGAACGTACCTACCGCTTCAGCCGAGGATCTGGTCGGCCTGCTGCAGAATTTGGCTATTACTGCCCAGCAGGAAGGTTCCCTGTACCAGGTTTCAACGAATGCGGCACCCAACGGCATTCCGCTGGATAAACTCTGCGGTTTGAAAAGACCCGACTATTGGGATGCAGTTGTGCATATGAGAAAAGCGCCTGTCGGGAAAGCGACTCTTCCAGCCCAATATGACTGGAGAGCGCAGAACGGCTGCACTCCTATCAAAAATCAAGGTTCCTGCGGCAGTTGCTGGTCATTCGCCTCTGTCGGAATCTTTGAATCTGCGATCCTGATCAAAGATTCTGATGTGGTCGACCTGGCTGAACAGGACTTGCTGGACTGCAACAGTTACGGTTACAGCTGCAACGGCGGATGGCTTGATGCCGTAGGTTACTTCAAGGACAAAGGTTGCTCCTTGGAGAAACTCGTGCCTTACCAGGCTGCAGACGGCACCTGCAAGAATGTTTCCCGCACATACAAGATCAAGGACTGGGCGACTGTCGATGCCACGACTGACGCCATCAAGCAGGCAATCTACAAATACGGCCCGGTTTCCTCGGTCGTAGCCGCTGATTCCAGCTTCCAGTATTATACCAGCGGTGTATACAATCACAGCTATTCCAGTGTCAATCACGCCATCATCCTGGTAGGCTGGGATGACAGTATGGGTAAGAAAGGCTGCTGGATCCTGAGAAACTCATGGGGTACAAGCTGGGGCGAAAAGGGCTATATGTACATCGAATACGGCTGCTCCAAAGTCGGATCAGATAATGTCTGCGTGACATATTGA